The following are encoded in a window of Mangifera indica cultivar Alphonso unplaced genomic scaffold, CATAS_Mindica_2.1 Un_0008, whole genome shotgun sequence genomic DNA:
- the LOC123205502 gene encoding serine/threonine-protein kinase SAPK2-like — MDRYEIVKDIGSGNFGVAKLVRDKWTKELFAVKFIERGQKIDEHVQREIINHRSLKHSNIIRFKEVLLTPTHLAIVMEYAAGGELFERICSAGRFGEDEARFFFQQLISGVSYCHSMQICHRDLKLENTLLDGSTAPRVKICDFGYSKSSVFHSQPKSTVGTPAYIAPEVLSRKEYDGKIADVWSCGVTLYVMLVGAYPFEDPTNPKDFRKTLERILSVHYSFPDYVRVSLECKHLLSRIFVANPEKRITIQEIKNHPWFLTNLPIELTEGGSWQSNDVNNPSQSMEEVLAIIQEASKPVEASRNEGHLLGTSMDLDDLDADDLEDVETSGDFVCAM, encoded by the exons ATGGATAGGTATGAGATTGTGAAAGATATTGGGTCTGGGAATTTTGGTGTGGCCAAGCTGGTCAGAGACAAGTGGACAAAAGAGCTTTTTGCTGTTAAGTTCATTGAACGAGGCCAAAAG ATTGATGAACATGTGCAGAGGGAAATCATCAACCATAGATCATTGAAGCATTCTAATATTATAAGATTCAAAGAG GTCCTATTGACCCCAACTCATCTAGCCATAGTCATGGAATATGCTGCGGGAGGAGAACTATTTGAAAGGATATGTAGTGCTGGTAGATTTGGCGAGGATGAG GCTAGGTTTTTCTTCCAGCAACTTATATCAGGAGTCAGTTACTGCCATTCCATG CAAATTTGTCATAGAGATCTCAAGCTTGAAAATACACTCTTGGACGGCAGCACTGCACCGCGTGTTAAAATCTGTGATTTTGGGTACTCAAAG TCATCTGTGTTCCATTCTCAACCAAAGTCTACTGTAGGAACCCCTGCATACATTGCACCAGAAGTCCTATCTAGGAAGGAATATGATGGGAAG ATTGCAGATGTTTGGTCCTGTGGGGTGACCTTATATGTGATGCTAGTTGGGGCATATCCCTTTGAAGATCCTACTAATCCAAAAGACTTTAGAAAGACCCTTGAG AGAATACTCAGTGTCCACTACTCATTTCCAGATTATGTCCGAGTTTCCTTGGAGTGTAAGCATCTTCTATCTCGGATTTTTGTGGCAAACCCGGAGAAG AGAATAACaattcaagaaataaaaaaccaTCCATGGTTCTTAACCAATTTGCCCATCGAACTGACAGAAGGAGGGAGCTGGCAGAGCAACGATGTAAATAACCCATCCCAGAGCATGGAAGAAGTACTAGCAATAATACAAGAGGCTAGTAAACCAGTTGAGGCATCCAGAAATGAAGGACATTTGCTTGGAACAAGTATGGATCTGGATGATTTGGATGCTGATGATCTTGAAGATGTTGAGACAAGTGGCGATTTTGTGTGTGCAATGTAA